The Nocardioides pantholopis genome window below encodes:
- a CDS encoding phosphotransferase, whose product MSPGGLGGLDHEVTPGRADTVVRRRRPGADGLDVASEAALLALVRTTTPVPVPWVLGTWPAQGVMELERVGGTPLLDLLPALPPAAAVRLGSELGGHIAALALAPRARVERLVPVDLPLLGDLLAEAADAWAQARHLVPLGRRRSVEAFLRSIPDLHPADPVLTHQDLGAEHVLVDDVGITGIIDWSDAALGDPAVDLGLVLRDLGPAAGERAMVRFTGSGLGDPGLRERALVHARLRALEDLAYGLGAGRSTYRDNALRALARLFPGDG is encoded by the coding sequence GTGAGCCCGGGCGGCCTGGGCGGCCTGGACCACGAGGTCACGCCCGGCCGGGCCGACACGGTGGTCCGCCGCCGGCGGCCCGGCGCCGACGGCCTGGACGTCGCGAGCGAGGCGGCCCTCCTGGCGCTGGTCCGCACCACCACGCCGGTGCCGGTCCCGTGGGTGCTCGGCACCTGGCCCGCCCAGGGCGTCATGGAGCTGGAGCGGGTCGGCGGCACGCCGCTGCTCGACCTGCTGCCCGCGCTCCCGCCCGCCGCCGCGGTCCGGCTCGGGTCCGAGCTCGGCGGCCACATCGCGGCGCTGGCCCTGGCTCCCCGAGCCCGGGTCGAGCGACTGGTCCCCGTGGACCTGCCACTGCTCGGCGACCTGCTGGCCGAAGCCGCCGACGCATGGGCGCAGGCGCGGCACCTGGTGCCCCTCGGCCGGCGCCGGTCGGTGGAGGCGTTCCTGCGCAGCATCCCCGACCTCCACCCGGCCGACCCGGTGCTGACCCACCAGGACCTCGGCGCCGAGCACGTCCTCGTCGACGACGTCGGCATCACCGGCATCATCGACTGGTCCGACGCCGCGCTCGGCGATCCGGCCGTCGACCTCGGCCTGGTGCTGCGCGACCTGGGTCCCGCGGCGGGCGAGCGCGCGATGGTGCGCTTCACCGGCTCCGGGCTCGGCGACCCGGGGCTCCGCGAGCGCGCGCTCGTCCACGCCCGGCTCCGGGCCCTGGAGGACCTGGCCTACGGGCTCGGCGCGGGCCGGTCGACGTACCGCGACAACGCCCTGCGTGCCCTCGCCCGGCTGTTCCCCGGGGACGGGTAG
- a CDS encoding MMPL family transporter, translating to MERIARACLRHRRTVLAGWVAAVIGLSVLAGAFGGEAEDDYALPGSESQRAIEILDRGGLSYGGGTQVQVVLQHDEGLDSPEARSAVDALVADVEALAPDARVVSPWSAEGADQLTADGRLGFVAVEVPEDREDLAPLQEDLGELRDRYDDGGLTVEVGGLPVESGTESGPPAELIGIVAAMVILLFAFGSVLAMGLPILIGLVGAASGVAVVGLGSRWVEMPTFAAPVSAMIAIGVGIDYALLVVTRHREGLASGLSPARSAVLAQATAGRSVLFAGVTVVIASLGLVLMDLKFITGVALGIAGAVLITMAAALTLLPAMLGVVGLRIDRFSVHRRRTGAGGGDDDGPARRWSRQVQRHPLPWALASTAVLVVLTIPVLDIRLGFSDAGTSPTSHTDRRAYDLLADGFGAGTNGPLVVAVDPGRAGDGLLDGLADDLASTPGVAEVSPPVVAENGEAAALRVVPTTGPQAQATTDLVHRLREDVIPASLEGSGAQAAVGGTTAAAVDFADYNADRLPVFLAVVLGLAMVLLMAVFRGVVVAVKAVVVNLLSLGAAFGATVAVFQWGWGVDLLDLGASAPFEAWAPMMLIAITFGLSMDYEVFLLSRIREEYDRTGDNAAAVAEGLARTARVITAAAAIMVCVFGSFVLGSTRELQLFGFALAFAVLVDATVVRMVLVPATMELLGDRNWWLPRWLDRSLPRLRIERPAPAVEEVP from the coding sequence ATGGAACGCATCGCACGCGCGTGCCTGCGGCACCGGCGCACGGTCCTGGCGGGCTGGGTGGCGGCGGTGATCGGCCTGTCGGTCCTGGCCGGCGCGTTCGGCGGCGAGGCCGAGGACGACTACGCCCTGCCGGGGTCCGAGAGCCAGCGCGCGATCGAGATCCTGGACCGGGGCGGCCTGTCGTACGGCGGCGGCACCCAGGTGCAGGTGGTGCTCCAGCACGACGAGGGCCTGGACTCGCCCGAGGCGCGCTCGGCCGTCGACGCCCTGGTCGCCGACGTCGAGGCGCTCGCGCCGGATGCCCGCGTCGTGAGCCCGTGGTCGGCCGAGGGCGCCGACCAGCTCACCGCGGACGGGCGCCTGGGGTTCGTCGCGGTCGAGGTGCCGGAGGACCGGGAGGACCTGGCGCCGCTGCAGGAGGACCTCGGCGAGCTCCGGGACCGGTACGACGACGGCGGCCTCACCGTCGAGGTCGGCGGCCTGCCCGTCGAGAGCGGCACCGAGTCCGGGCCGCCCGCCGAGCTGATCGGGATCGTGGCCGCGATGGTGATCCTGCTGTTCGCGTTCGGCTCGGTCCTCGCGATGGGCCTGCCGATCCTGATCGGGCTGGTGGGCGCCGCGAGCGGCGTCGCGGTCGTGGGCCTGGGCTCGCGCTGGGTGGAGATGCCGACCTTCGCCGCCCCGGTCTCGGCGATGATCGCGATCGGCGTCGGGATCGACTACGCCCTGCTGGTGGTCACCCGCCACCGCGAGGGCCTCGCCTCGGGGCTCTCCCCCGCCCGGTCGGCGGTGCTCGCCCAGGCCACCGCGGGTCGCTCGGTCCTGTTCGCGGGGGTCACCGTGGTCATCGCGTCGCTGGGGCTGGTGCTCATGGACCTGAAGTTCATCACCGGCGTGGCGCTGGGCATCGCCGGCGCGGTGCTGATCACGATGGCCGCCGCGCTCACGCTGCTGCCCGCGATGCTGGGGGTGGTCGGCCTGCGGATCGACAGGTTCTCGGTCCACCGGCGCCGCACAGGTGCCGGAGGCGGGGACGACGATGGCCCGGCGCGCCGCTGGAGCCGCCAGGTCCAGCGGCACCCGCTGCCCTGGGCGCTCGCCTCCACCGCGGTGCTGGTCGTGCTCACGATCCCGGTGCTCGACATCCGGTTGGGCTTCTCCGACGCCGGCACCAGCCCCACGAGCCACACCGACCGGCGCGCCTACGACCTGCTCGCCGACGGCTTCGGAGCCGGCACCAACGGCCCCCTGGTCGTCGCGGTGGACCCGGGCCGGGCGGGCGACGGCCTCCTCGACGGCCTGGCCGACGACCTCGCCAGCACCCCCGGGGTGGCCGAGGTGAGCCCGCCCGTGGTCGCCGAGAACGGCGAGGCCGCAGCCCTCAGGGTGGTCCCGACCACCGGTCCGCAGGCGCAGGCGACGACCGACCTGGTGCACCGGCTGCGCGAGGACGTGATCCCCGCGAGCCTCGAGGGCTCGGGCGCGCAGGCCGCGGTGGGCGGCACCACGGCCGCGGCCGTGGACTTCGCCGACTACAACGCCGATCGACTGCCGGTGTTCCTGGCGGTGGTCCTGGGGCTGGCGATGGTGCTGCTGATGGCGGTGTTCCGCGGGGTGGTGGTCGCGGTGAAGGCGGTGGTGGTCAACCTGCTCTCGCTCGGCGCGGCGTTCGGCGCCACGGTCGCGGTCTTCCAGTGGGGCTGGGGCGTGGACCTGCTCGACCTGGGCGCCAGCGCCCCGTTCGAGGCCTGGGCGCCGATGATGCTGATCGCGATCACGTTCGGGCTGTCGATGGACTACGAGGTCTTCCTGCTCTCCCGGATCCGGGAGGAGTACGACCGCACCGGCGACAACGCCGCGGCGGTGGCCGAGGGGCTGGCGCGGACCGCCCGGGTGATCACCGCGGCGGCGGCGATCATGGTGTGCGTGTTCGGGAGCTTCGTGCTCGGCTCCACCCGGGAGCTCCAGCTGTTCGGGTTCGCCCTGGCCTTCGCGGTCCTCGTCGACGCCACCGTGGTGCGGATGGTGCTGGTCCCGGCGACCATGGAGCTGCTCGGGGACCGGAACTGGTGGCTGCCGCGCTGGCTGGACCGGTCCCTGCCCCGGCTGCGGATCGAGCGCCCGGCGCCGGCGGTGGAGGAGGTCCCGTGA
- a CDS encoding multicopper oxidase family protein gives MRTEPRRLSRRSLLRAGLAVAALAGTASACDGLARLSAPAGSTRLRSPARFDTPLAVPPLQEGLVAADGTRELRLTARAGRSDLGGPRPTATWGYDGPQLGPTLRARVGEQVRVTVANELPETTTVHWHGMHLPAAMDGGPHQPIAPGETWTPTWRVDQAPATLWYHPHPHGETEEHVYRGLAGFFLLDAPDGPDAPGLPHRYGIDDFPVLVQDKRLDQDGELEFDDHGNEIGLLGDRVVTNGVHGAYLDVGAQAVRLRLLNGSTARSYRLGFGDDRAFDLVGTDGGLLERPVRQTRVRLSPGERAELVVRLSPGETVRLRSDGAELGAVVVPEVFGADDTADLLELRAVPTLTPAAPLPATLTRIERLDPTAADRVRRFELEGREINGRRMAMDRVDETVTLGATEVWEVRNRNLFPHNFHVHDVQFQVLTIDGEPPPPELAGRKDTVYLEPRRTYRLILRFEDHADPRTPYMFHCHLLLHEDDGMMGQFVVVEPGDHAEPVSGHAHH, from the coding sequence ATGCGCACCGAGCCCCGTCGCCTCTCCCGCCGGTCCTTGCTGCGCGCCGGCCTCGCGGTGGCCGCGCTCGCCGGGACCGCCTCGGCGTGCGACGGCCTCGCCCGGCTGTCCGCACCTGCCGGCTCGACCCGGCTGCGCTCCCCGGCGCGCTTCGACACCCCGCTGGCCGTGCCGCCGCTGCAGGAGGGGCTGGTCGCCGCCGACGGCACCCGCGAGCTCCGGCTCACCGCCCGGGCCGGCCGCAGCGACCTCGGCGGGCCGCGGCCCACCGCCACCTGGGGGTACGACGGCCCGCAGCTCGGGCCCACGCTGCGCGCCCGGGTGGGGGAGCAGGTGCGGGTGACGGTCGCGAACGAGCTCCCCGAGACGACCACCGTGCACTGGCACGGGATGCACCTGCCGGCCGCGATGGACGGGGGCCCGCACCAGCCGATCGCGCCGGGGGAGACCTGGACGCCCACCTGGCGGGTCGACCAGGCGCCGGCCACGCTCTGGTACCACCCGCACCCGCACGGCGAGACCGAGGAGCACGTCTACCGCGGCCTGGCCGGGTTCTTCCTGCTCGACGCCCCGGACGGTCCCGACGCCCCCGGGCTCCCGCACCGCTACGGGATCGACGACTTCCCGGTGCTGGTGCAGGACAAGCGGCTGGACCAGGACGGGGAGCTGGAGTTCGACGACCACGGCAACGAGATCGGGCTGCTCGGCGACCGGGTCGTGACCAACGGCGTGCACGGCGCCTATCTCGACGTCGGCGCACAGGCGGTCCGGCTGCGGCTGCTCAACGGCTCCACCGCCCGCAGCTACCGGCTCGGGTTCGGCGACGACCGGGCCTTCGACCTGGTCGGGACCGACGGCGGCCTGCTCGAGCGGCCGGTCCGCCAGACCCGGGTCCGGCTCTCCCCGGGCGAGCGGGCGGAGCTGGTCGTGCGGCTGAGCCCGGGTGAGACGGTGCGGCTGCGCTCCGACGGCGCCGAGCTCGGCGCCGTGGTCGTTCCCGAGGTCTTCGGGGCTGACGACACCGCCGACCTGCTGGAGCTGCGGGCCGTCCCGACCCTCACGCCCGCCGCGCCGCTGCCGGCCACGCTGACCCGCATCGAGCGGCTCGACCCGACGGCGGCGGACCGGGTCCGGCGCTTCGAGCTCGAGGGCCGCGAGATCAACGGCCGCCGGATGGCGATGGATCGGGTGGACGAGACCGTGACGCTCGGCGCGACCGAGGTGTGGGAGGTCCGCAACCGCAACCTGTTCCCCCACAACTTCCACGTCCACGACGTCCAGTTCCAGGTCCTGACCATCGACGGCGAGCCGCCGCCGCCGGAGCTGGCCGGGCGCAAGGACACCGTCTACCTGGAGCCCCGGCGCACCTACCGGCTGATCCTGCGGTTCGAGGACCACGCCGACCCGCGGACGCCGTACATGTTCCACTGCCACCTGCTGCTGCACGAGGACGACGGCATGATGGGCCAGTTCGTCGTGGTCGAGCCCGGGGACCACGCCGAGCCGGTCTCGGGGCACGCGCACCACTGA
- a CDS encoding response regulator has product MIEVLLVDDQTLLRAGLRAILENADDLTVVAEAGTGREALHRAREHRPTVILMDLQMPVMGGVEAIEALRADPLLSATPVLVLTTFDDEDDVVAAIAAGANGYLLKDIEADDLRRSVREAAGGRAQMSPGVLRQVMDRLARLPTRQAREQSVAGLTERELEILTQVGLGLTNEEIGRALFLSPETARTYVSRLLAKLGARDRAQLVVLAHRAGLVP; this is encoded by the coding sequence ATGATCGAGGTGCTGCTCGTCGACGACCAGACCCTGCTGCGGGCCGGGCTGCGCGCGATCCTGGAGAACGCCGACGACCTCACGGTGGTGGCCGAGGCCGGCACCGGGCGGGAGGCCCTGCACCGGGCCCGCGAGCACCGGCCGACGGTGATCCTGATGGACCTGCAGATGCCGGTGATGGGCGGCGTCGAGGCGATCGAGGCGCTCCGGGCCGACCCGCTGCTCTCCGCGACGCCGGTGCTGGTCCTCACCACCTTCGACGACGAGGACGACGTGGTCGCCGCGATCGCCGCGGGCGCCAACGGCTACCTGCTCAAGGACATCGAGGCCGACGACCTGCGCCGGTCGGTCCGCGAGGCCGCCGGGGGCCGGGCCCAGATGTCCCCGGGCGTGCTGCGCCAGGTGATGGACCGCCTCGCCCGTCTGCCCACCCGCCAGGCGCGCGAGCAGAGCGTGGCCGGCCTGACCGAGCGCGAGCTCGAGATCCTCACCCAGGTGGGCCTGGGCCTGACCAACGAGGAGATCGGCCGGGCGCTGTTCCTGAGCCCGGAGACCGCGCGCACCTACGTCAGCCGGCTGCTCGCGAAGCTCGGGGCCCGCGACCGGGCGCAGCTCGTCGTCCTGGCGCACCGGGCCGGGCTGGTGCCATGA
- a CDS encoding sensor histidine kinase encodes MTARRTDVLLGLGVTLALTAVVSANEGDPGTANPLAYLWAVGLGLLMLVRRQRPVLVLVLTMLGFVTYYMAGFPAIGVGVPMAAAVFSAAETGHLRAAVTAGVLILALATGYRILDGQDATFILGYELVSHAALIAAAIALGHSVRVGTALRRRTEQVTGLLTRQGELDADARLREERLALARELHDSIGHSLAVAALYAQVAREAGPDGGPDGQQRHQAIELVRSAVSDALAQLRRTVAVLRGSRSPTEPEVGIGDLPQLAAAPRSVGYVVELDLELDDDVAVPAEVGAAAYRVAQEAVTNAIRHSSGTRISIRVAERAAHELEVVVRDDGRVVGSPDLRPGHGLSGMAERLGELGGALEVSAGTDGWLVRARIPWDGAR; translated from the coding sequence ATGACCGCTCGACGGACCGACGTGCTCTTGGGCCTGGGCGTGACCCTGGCCCTCACGGCCGTCGTGAGCGCGAACGAGGGCGATCCCGGGACGGCGAACCCGCTGGCCTACCTGTGGGCGGTCGGGCTCGGACTGCTGATGCTGGTGCGCCGGCAGCGGCCGGTGCTGGTGCTGGTGCTGACGATGCTCGGCTTCGTGACCTACTACATGGCCGGGTTCCCGGCGATCGGGGTCGGCGTCCCGATGGCCGCCGCCGTCTTCTCCGCCGCCGAGACCGGGCACCTGCGCGCGGCGGTCACCGCCGGCGTGCTGATCCTCGCGCTGGCGACCGGCTACCGGATCCTGGACGGCCAGGACGCGACATTCATCCTGGGCTACGAGCTGGTCTCCCACGCCGCGCTGATCGCCGCCGCCATCGCGCTGGGCCACAGCGTCCGCGTCGGCACCGCGCTGCGGCGGCGCACCGAGCAGGTCACCGGGCTGCTGACCCGGCAGGGCGAGCTCGACGCCGACGCCCGGCTGCGCGAGGAGCGGCTCGCGCTGGCCCGCGAGCTGCACGACTCGATCGGCCACTCGCTCGCGGTGGCCGCCCTCTACGCCCAGGTAGCCCGCGAGGCCGGGCCCGACGGTGGGCCCGACGGTCAGCAGCGCCACCAGGCGATCGAGCTGGTGCGCTCCGCGGTCTCGGACGCGCTGGCCCAGCTGCGGCGCACGGTGGCGGTGCTGCGCGGCTCGCGGTCGCCGACCGAGCCGGAGGTGGGGATCGGCGACCTGCCGCAGCTCGCCGCGGCGCCCCGCTCGGTCGGGTACGTCGTCGAGCTCGACCTCGAGCTCGACGACGACGTGGCGGTGCCCGCGGAGGTGGGCGCCGCGGCGTACCGGGTGGCCCAGGAGGCGGTCACCAACGCGATCCGGCACTCGTCCGGGACCCGCATCTCGATCCGGGTGGCCGAGCGGGCCGCCCACGAGCTCGAGGTCGTCGTCCGCGACGACGGTCGGGTCGTGGGCAGCCCGGACCTGCGTCCCGGACACGGCCTGAGCGGCATGGCCGAGCGCCTCGGCGAGCTCGGCGGCGCCCTCGAGGTCAGCGCCGGCACCGACGGCTGGCTGGTGCGCGCGCGGATCCCCTGGGACGGCGCCCGATGA
- a CDS encoding helix-turn-helix domain-containing protein, with protein sequence MAEVIEFPVPSSEPTQTEPLWRELVGDSLREARHEAGLRLVDVAQRAGVSPQYLSEVERGLKDPSSEILAAVAGALELRVAEVVTRAVGVRAGHLSGPLCLAA encoded by the coding sequence ATGGCGGAGGTGATCGAGTTCCCAGTCCCGTCGAGCGAGCCGACCCAGACCGAGCCCCTGTGGCGGGAGCTGGTCGGCGACTCCCTGCGCGAGGCGCGCCACGAGGCCGGCCTGCGGCTGGTCGACGTGGCCCAGCGCGCAGGCGTCTCGCCGCAGTACCTCTCCGAGGTCGAGCGCGGCCTCAAGGACCCCTCCTCCGAGATCCTCGCCGCCGTGGCGGGGGCGCTGGAGCTGCGGGTCGCCGAGGTGGTGACCCGGGCGGTCGGCGTCCGCGCCGGTCACCTCTCCGGCCCGCTGTGCCTCGCGGCCTGA
- a CDS encoding ClpP family protease: MSSYTIPYVTTRTERGERTSDIFSRLLEDRVIYLGTALDDGVANVVIAQLLHLESQNPDAPISLYLNSPGGSVPAMLAIYDAMQFVRAPIETTCVGQAVATAAVLLAGGEPGHRQMLRHGRVVLQQPAAEGRGAVPDLILEAEEIARVRALLEELLALHTGRTPSQVREDLERDLVLTADAAQAYGLVDAVLDQRGG, from the coding sequence ATGAGCAGCTACACGATCCCGTACGTGACCACCCGCACCGAGCGCGGCGAGCGCACCAGCGACATCTTCAGCCGCCTCCTCGAGGACCGGGTGATCTACCTCGGCACGGCCCTCGACGACGGCGTCGCCAACGTGGTCATCGCGCAGCTGCTGCACCTGGAGTCGCAGAACCCCGACGCCCCGATCAGCCTCTACCTGAACTCGCCGGGCGGGTCGGTCCCAGCGATGCTGGCCATCTACGACGCCATGCAGTTCGTCCGGGCGCCGATCGAGACGACCTGCGTGGGCCAGGCGGTCGCGACCGCCGCGGTCCTGCTCGCCGGCGGCGAGCCAGGGCACCGGCAGATGCTGCGCCACGGCCGGGTCGTGCTCCAGCAGCCCGCGGCGGAGGGCCGCGGCGCCGTACCGGACCTGATCCTGGAGGCCGAGGAGATCGCCCGGGTGCGCGCGCTGCTCGAGGAGCTGCTCGCCCTCCACACCGGCCGCACCCCCAGCCAGGTCCGCGAGGACCTCGAGCGCGACCTGGTGCTCACCGCGGACGCGGCCCAGGCCTACGGCCTGGTCGACGCCGTCCTGGACCAGCGCGGTGGCTGA